A genomic window from Polaribacter gangjinensis includes:
- a CDS encoding peptide chain release factor 3, with the protein MSFLEEIQRRRTFGIISHPDAGKTTLTEKLLLFGGAIQEAGAVKNNKIKKTATSDFMEIERQRGISVATSVLAFIYKDKKINILDTPGHKDFAEDTFRTLTAVDSVIVVIDVAKGVEPQTEKLVEVCRMRSIPMLVFINKLDREGKDAFDLLDEVEQKLGLHVTPMSFPIGMGYDFQGIYNIWEKKLNLFSEKSKTSITESIEFTDVSNPELEKAIGEKAANTLREELHLIEEVYPPFSREEYLRGDLQPVFFGSALNNFGVKELLDAFIEIAPSPQPKKSEERLVDSKEEKMTGFVFKIHANMDPKHRDRLAFVKIVSGVFKRNSPYLHVRHGKNLKFSSPNAFFAEKKEIVEESYAGDIVGLHDTGNFKIGDTLTEGEVLNFKGIPSFSPEHFRYVNNADPMKAKQLFKGLDQLMDEGVAQLFTIEMNGRKVVGTVGALQYEVIQYRLEHEYGAKCTYEPLQVHKACWVEATNPKNEEYKEFLRVKQRYLAKDKQGQLVFLTDSEFTIQMTLSKYPTVKLHFTSEFK; encoded by the coding sequence ATGAGTTTTTTAGAAGAAATACAACGCAGAAGAACTTTTGGAATTATTTCACATCCAGATGCAGGAAAAACGACTCTAACAGAAAAATTATTACTTTTTGGGGGCGCAATTCAAGAAGCAGGAGCTGTAAAAAATAATAAAATTAAAAAAACAGCCACGTCCGATTTTATGGAAATTGAACGTCAACGTGGAATTTCTGTAGCAACATCGGTTTTAGCTTTTATCTATAAAGATAAGAAAATCAATATTTTAGATACACCAGGTCATAAAGATTTTGCCGAAGATACTTTCAGAACACTCACTGCAGTTGATAGTGTAATCGTAGTTATTGACGTTGCAAAAGGAGTAGAACCACAAACCGAAAAATTGGTAGAAGTTTGTAGGATGAGAAGTATTCCTATGCTTGTTTTTATCAATAAATTAGATAGAGAAGGAAAAGATGCCTTTGATTTGTTGGATGAAGTTGAGCAAAAATTAGGATTGCACGTAACCCCAATGAGTTTTCCAATCGGAATGGGTTATGATTTTCAAGGAATTTATAATATTTGGGAAAAGAAATTAAACCTTTTTTCTGAAAAATCAAAAACATCCATCACAGAAAGTATCGAATTTACGGATGTTTCTAATCCTGAGTTAGAGAAAGCAATTGGAGAAAAAGCTGCAAATACTTTACGAGAAGAATTACACTTAATAGAAGAAGTATATCCACCTTTTTCTCGAGAAGAATATTTGAGAGGCGATTTACAACCTGTTTTTTTTGGCTCTGCATTGAATAATTTCGGAGTAAAAGAATTGCTAGATGCTTTTATAGAAATTGCACCTTCGCCTCAACCAAAAAAATCTGAAGAGAGATTAGTAGATTCTAAAGAAGAAAAAATGACAGGATTTGTGTTTAAAATTCATGCAAATATGGATCCAAAGCACAGAGACAGACTCGCTTTTGTAAAAATTGTTTCAGGAGTTTTTAAAAGAAATTCTCCTTATTTGCATGTTAGACATGGAAAAAATCTAAAATTTTCGAGTCCAAATGCCTTTTTTGCTGAGAAAAAAGAAATCGTAGAAGAATCGTATGCAGGAGATATTGTAGGATTACATGATACTGGAAATTTTAAAATTGGAGATACTTTAACTGAAGGAGAGGTTTTGAATTTTAAAGGAATTCCAAGTTTTTCTCCTGAACATTTTAGATATGTAAATAATGCAGATCCAATGAAAGCCAAACAATTATTCAAAGGTTTGGATCAATTGATGGATGAAGGAGTTGCGCAATTATTCACCATAGAAATGAATGGTAGAAAAGTTGTAGGAACTGTTGGTGCGCTTCAATACGAAGTAATTCAATATCGTTTAGAACATGAGTATGGAGCTAAATGTACTTATGAACCTTTACAAGTTCACAAAGCTTGCTGGGTAGAAGCAACCAATCCAAAAAATGAAGAGTACAAAGAGTTTTTAAGAGTAAAACAACGATATTTGGCTAAAGATAAGCAAGGACAATTGGTTTTTTTGACAGATTCTGAGTTTACGATTCAAATGACTTTGAGTAAATATCCCACAGTAAAATTACATTTTACGAGTGAATTCAAATAA
- a CDS encoding ATP-binding protein — protein sequence MSDFSQKRIQLVFTLSLVTAFFALVYFFIGFFINYKILSLYHLASVFILIFCAFIVEKRKLNASRIIYFITFDLSVTLTASYIGKPGSVEFLLLFAFALPFLIFSFRREKKFIAIFSTFALLLWYLLFITKFNLFTTEKLDPEIASKFIYPLSLGTTLFLITFQLAYFSYLNSAHYKRIYFKKQRALEASTAKSKFLSMMSHEIRTPLNAIVGLSHILADTNPREDQRQNIEGLNYSGKILLNLLNNVLDFSKMQSTEIALENIPTNLYDGVKQIQKIHEANCKKKGIKLIIEIDDNLPIVLLDIVRFNQIINNLLTNSIKFTDKGGITLRIRKGSQTNTTVTVITEIIDTGIGIPKEKLPEIWEAFTQASSTTNRLYGGTGLGLPIVKSIIEKMGSKVKVESVVGRGSRFYFKLVLNKALDSDLKKESIKNTYNFEGRKVLLVEDNLINVMVAKQILEKEKLTVEVANNGEIAVQKVKENFYDVILMDIQMPVMDGYQASIEIRKFNKEIPILALSASIFMEVKDKINESGMDGFIFKPFDPKELLKEIDSFINKKNLSINLIRI from the coding sequence ATGTCAGATTTTTCCCAAAAAAGAATTCAACTTGTTTTTACACTCTCTTTAGTTACTGCGTTTTTTGCTTTGGTATATTTTTTTATTGGTTTTTTCATAAATTATAAAATTTTAAGTTTATATCATCTTGCCAGTGTTTTTATATTAATTTTCTGCGCTTTCATTGTCGAAAAAAGAAAACTTAATGCCTCAAGAATTATATATTTTATCACTTTTGATCTCTCCGTAACTTTAACAGCTTCCTACATCGGAAAACCTGGAAGTGTTGAATTTTTATTATTATTTGCTTTTGCACTTCCGTTTTTAATATTTTCATTTAGAAGAGAAAAAAAATTTATTGCTATTTTTTCAACATTCGCGCTACTATTGTGGTATTTATTATTTATTACAAAATTCAACTTATTTACAACCGAAAAATTAGATCCAGAAATTGCATCAAAATTCATTTATCCACTCTCTTTGGGTACAACCCTATTCTTAATCACCTTTCAGTTGGCATATTTTTCATATCTAAATAGTGCTCACTATAAAAGAATATACTTTAAAAAGCAACGAGCCCTAGAAGCATCCACTGCTAAATCAAAATTTTTAAGCATGATGAGTCACGAAATTAGAACACCTTTAAATGCCATTGTAGGATTATCACATATCTTGGCAGATACAAACCCAAGAGAAGATCAAAGACAAAATATTGAAGGCTTAAATTATTCAGGAAAAATTTTATTGAATTTATTAAATAATGTGCTTGATTTTAGTAAAATGCAATCAACTGAAATAGCTCTTGAAAATATTCCCACAAATTTATACGATGGTGTAAAGCAAATTCAAAAAATTCATGAAGCAAATTGTAAGAAAAAAGGCATCAAATTAATCATAGAAATTGATGATAATTTACCAATTGTATTATTAGATATTGTAAGATTTAATCAAATAATCAATAACCTATTAACTAATTCTATAAAGTTTACTGACAAAGGAGGAATCACTCTAAGGATTCGAAAAGGAAGCCAAACAAATACTACTGTTACCGTAATTACAGAAATTATTGATACAGGAATTGGAATTCCAAAAGAAAAACTACCAGAAATTTGGGAAGCATTTACACAAGCATCATCTACAACTAACAGACTTTATGGTGGTACAGGATTGGGGTTGCCAATTGTAAAAAGTATTATTGAAAAAATGGGTTCTAAAGTAAAAGTAGAAAGTGTGGTAGGTAGAGGAAGTAGATTTTATTTTAAATTGGTATTAAACAAAGCATTAGATTCAGATCTGAAAAAAGAATCTATCAAAAATACGTATAATTTTGAAGGAAGAAAAGTACTTTTAGTAGAAGATAACCTTATCAACGTTATGGTTGCTAAACAAATTTTAGAAAAAGAAAAACTTACTGTAGAGGTTGCTAATAATGGTGAAATTGCTGTACAAAAGGTAAAAGAAAATTTCTATGATGTTATTTTGATGGATATACAAATGCCTGTAATGGATGGATATCAGGCATCCATAGAAATTAGAAAATTTAATAAAGAAATTCCAATTTTAGCACTTTCTGCTTCCATTTTTATGGAAGTAAAAGACAAAATCAATGAAAGTGGAATGGATGGATTTATTTTCAAACCTTTTGATCCGAAAGAATTATTAAAGGAAATTGATTCATTTATCAATAAAAAAAACCTCTCAATTAATTTAATTAGAATATGA
- a CDS encoding response regulator gives MKEFSKRRIQLVFALALVSIGFSIFCSFIAHKYNFYWLRNYLAFNIILYGVVAYLAKKGLLTIARPFYLLTINLGITIIASFVGRPAGVEFVFIFTIGLPYFIFSFTRERLYVIIFAILPILLWFLLFLTDFNLFTNQKFDTKVADEIIYPIAMVSTVLLVLFQLIYFSVLNTRYASNVIIQHDDAFQASNAKSKFLSTMSHEIRTPLNAVIGLSHILADNNPRKDQLENIKALNYSGKILMNLLNNVLDFSKMQSSKVELDEIPTDLYIAIKQIKKIHETSCLRKGILMNLDIEKGIPLVLLDVVRFNQVINNLVSNAIKFTDNGSVTLRIKKNIETFKTITITTEVIDTGLGIPEDKLSEIWEDFTQASTSTNRLYGGTGLGLPIVKSIVKAMGSDVFVESKINQGSRFYFDVTLTKATEVDLKKEADHKVYNFDGKKILLVEDNQYNILVAKQILEKEKLLVEVAENGIEGMKMAEKNKYDVILMDIQMPFMDGYEATKEIRKFNKTIPILALSASVFSEVKDSINQSGMNGFIFKPFNPDDLLFEINKALKNK, from the coding sequence ATGAAAGAATTTTCAAAAAGAAGAATCCAATTGGTTTTTGCCTTGGCTTTAGTAAGCATTGGGTTTTCCATTTTTTGCTCTTTCATTGCTCATAAATACAATTTTTACTGGCTTAGAAATTATCTGGCTTTCAATATTATTCTTTATGGAGTTGTAGCATATTTAGCAAAAAAAGGACTTTTAACAATTGCAAGACCTTTTTATTTATTGACAATTAATCTTGGGATTACCATAATTGCATCCTTTGTTGGACGACCTGCTGGAGTTGAGTTTGTGTTTATTTTTACCATTGGATTGCCCTATTTTATTTTTTCTTTTACAAGGGAGCGTTTGTATGTAATCATTTTTGCTATACTTCCCATATTGCTTTGGTTTTTACTTTTTTTAACCGATTTTAATTTATTTACAAATCAAAAATTTGATACAAAAGTAGCTGACGAAATTATTTATCCAATTGCGATGGTAAGTACGGTTTTGCTGGTTCTTTTTCAATTGATTTATTTCTCAGTTTTAAATACTCGTTATGCATCAAATGTAATTATTCAGCATGATGACGCTTTTCAAGCTTCTAATGCAAAATCAAAATTTTTAAGCACAATGAGTCATGAAATTAGAACACCTTTAAATGCAGTCATAGGGCTATCTCATATTTTAGCTGATAATAATCCTAGAAAAGACCAATTAGAAAACATTAAAGCCTTGAATTACTCTGGTAAAATTTTAATGAATCTATTAAATAATGTGCTAGATTTCAGCAAAATGCAATCTAGTAAAGTAGAATTAGATGAAATTCCAACAGATTTATATATCGCCATAAAACAGATAAAAAAAATTCATGAGACTAGTTGTTTACGAAAAGGAATTTTAATGAATTTAGACATTGAAAAAGGAATTCCTTTAGTGCTTTTAGATGTAGTGAGATTTAATCAAGTTATCAATAATTTAGTAAGTAATGCTATTAAGTTTACCGATAATGGAAGTGTTACACTGAGAATTAAAAAAAATATTGAAACTTTTAAAACTATTACAATCACCACAGAAGTTATTGATACTGGCTTAGGAATTCCTGAAGATAAACTTTCTGAAATTTGGGAAGATTTTACACAAGCTTCAACATCTACAAACCGATTATATGGTGGTACAGGTTTAGGATTGCCAATCGTAAAAAGTATTGTAAAAGCGATGGGATCTGATGTTTTTGTTGAGAGTAAAATTAATCAAGGAAGTCGTTTTTATTTTGATGTAACTCTAACAAAAGCTACTGAAGTTGACTTGAAAAAAGAAGCAGATCATAAAGTATATAATTTTGATGGAAAAAAGATTCTGTTGGTTGAAGACAATCAATATAATATTTTAGTGGCAAAACAAATTTTAGAGAAAGAAAAATTACTTGTAGAAGTTGCAGAAAATGGTATTGAGGGCATGAAAATGGCTGAAAAAAATAAGTATGATGTAATTTTGATGGATATTCAAATGCCTTTTATGGATGGATATGAGGCTACTAAAGAAATTCGTAAATTCAATAAAACAATTCCCATTTTAGCTTTATCAGCATCTGTTTTTTCGGAAGTTAAAGACAGTATCAATCAAAGTGGTATGAATGGATTTATTTTTAAACCTTTTAATCCTGATGATTTACTTTTTGAAATTAATAAAGCTTTAAAAAATAAGTAA
- a CDS encoding 6-pyruvoyl trahydropterin synthase family protein, which produces MPKVTVHRKAHFNAAHRLYRKDWSDEKNFEIFSKCSNPNFHGHNYELIVSLTGEINPETGYVYDLGILKNLIKTEIEDCFDHKNLNIEVPEFKELNPTAENICVVTYDKLRKHLPKTLDLKITLYETPRNFVSYSG; this is translated from the coding sequence ATGCCAAAAGTAACCGTTCATAGAAAAGCACATTTTAATGCTGCGCACAGACTTTACAGAAAAGATTGGAGTGATGAAAAAAACTTTGAGATTTTTAGCAAATGTAGCAATCCAAATTTTCACGGTCACAATTACGAATTGATTGTTTCTTTAACTGGAGAAATCAATCCAGAAACGGGTTATGTGTATGATTTAGGGATTTTAAAGAATTTGATTAAAACTGAAATCGAAGATTGTTTTGATCACAAAAATCTGAATATCGAAGTTCCAGAATTCAAGGAATTAAATCCAACTGCAGAAAATATTTGTGTAGTTACGTATGATAAATTACGTAAACATTTACCAAAAACCTTAGATTTGAAAATTACATTGTACGAGACTCCAAGAAATTTTGTTAGTTATTCAGGGTAA
- the leuB gene encoding 3-isopropylmalate dehydrogenase, with protein sequence MKLKIALLAGDGIGPEVIDQAVKVSDAVAKKFGHEITWRPALTGAAAIDAVGEPYPDETHEICVTSDAVLFGAIGHPKYDNDPSAKVRPEQGLLKMRKKLGLFANVRPTFTFPSLLDKSPLKRERIEGTDLVFLRELTGGIYFGEKGRRDDGETAFDNCVYTREEVKRLARKGFELAMTRSKKLCCVDKANVLETSRLWRETVQSMEKDYPEVTVSYEFVDAVAMRLVQWPNSYDVLITENLFGDILTDEASVISGSMGLMPSASIGSEIGLFEPIHGSYPQATGKNIANPMATVLSAAMMFENFGLMNEGKAIRDVVEKALSEGVVTEDLADGGKSFGTKEVGDWLAKNI encoded by the coding sequence ATGAAATTAAAAATAGCACTATTAGCAGGAGATGGAATTGGTCCTGAAGTTATTGATCAAGCAGTAAAAGTTTCTGATGCAGTTGCCAAAAAATTCGGACATGAAATTACTTGGAGACCTGCATTGACTGGTGCAGCAGCTATTGATGCTGTTGGTGAACCTTATCCTGATGAAACTCATGAAATTTGTGTAACTTCTGATGCTGTTTTGTTTGGTGCAATTGGTCATCCAAAATATGATAACGATCCATCAGCAAAAGTTCGTCCTGAGCAAGGTTTGTTAAAAATGAGAAAAAAATTAGGATTGTTTGCAAATGTGCGTCCAACTTTTACTTTTCCATCATTATTAGATAAATCTCCTCTGAAAAGAGAGCGAATTGAAGGAACAGATTTGGTTTTTTTAAGAGAATTAACTGGCGGAATTTACTTTGGCGAAAAGGGTAGAAGAGATGATGGAGAAACTGCTTTTGATAATTGTGTGTATACAAGAGAAGAAGTAAAACGTTTGGCAAGAAAAGGTTTTGAATTGGCAATGACTCGCAGTAAAAAATTGTGTTGTGTAGACAAAGCGAATGTGTTAGAAACCTCTAGATTGTGGAGAGAAACTGTACAATCTATGGAAAAAGACTACCCAGAAGTAACGGTTTCTTATGAGTTTGTTGATGCAGTTGCCATGCGTTTGGTACAATGGCCAAACAGTTATGATGTGTTAATTACAGAAAACTTATTTGGAGATATTTTAACCGATGAAGCCTCAGTGATTTCAGGTTCTATGGGATTAATGCCAAGTGCTTCAATTGGATCAGAAATTGGTTTATTTGAGCCAATTCATGGGTCATATCCGCAAGCTACTGGAAAAAATATTGCAAATCCGATGGCAACAGTATTATCTGCAGCTATGATGTTCGAAAATTTTGGTTTGATGAATGAAGGCAAAGCAATTAGAGATGTTGTTGAAAAAGCCTTATCAGAAGGAGTTGTTACTGAAGATTTAGCTGATGGTGGAAAATCGTTTGGAACAAAAGAAGTAGGTGATTGGTTAGCGAAAAATATTTAA
- a CDS encoding alpha-isopropylmalate synthase regulatory domain-containing protein — protein sequence MEPRKIEIMDTTLRDGEQTSGVSFSVPEKLTIAKLLLEELKVDRIEIASARVSDGEMQAVKKITEWAFQNHFLDKVEVLTFVDEGKSIDWMLSTGAKVQNLLTKGSLNHLTHQLKKTPEQHFSDIQKTIELASKNDIKTNVYLEDWSNGMRNSKEYVFQYLNFLATQPIERILLPDTLGILTPSETYQFIKEVREKFPTIHLDFHGHNDYDLGVANVMEAVKAGVNGLHLTVNGMGERAGNAPIASTIAVINDFLKGVKITVKENALHKVSKLVENFSGFRIPVNKPIVGANVFTQTAGIHADGDNKNNLYFNDLMPERFGRKRKYALGKTSGKANIQKNLQDLGISLNNEELKKVTQRIIELGDKKEVVSQEDLPYIISDVLDSDAIERKVSVENYVLGHAKGLKPSTTLLLKVEGVLYEAHAQGDGQFDAFMNALKKLYKTHSKKSLPNLIDYAVRIPPGSNSDALCETIITWKSETKEFITRGLDSDQTVSAIKATEKMLNII from the coding sequence ATGGAACCTAGGAAAATTGAAATAATGGATACCACACTTCGTGATGGAGAACAAACATCTGGAGTGTCTTTTTCTGTTCCCGAAAAACTAACAATTGCAAAATTATTGTTAGAAGAACTCAAAGTTGACAGAATTGAAATCGCGTCTGCAAGAGTTTCTGATGGTGAAATGCAAGCTGTTAAAAAAATTACTGAGTGGGCCTTTCAAAATCATTTTTTAGATAAAGTTGAGGTTTTAACCTTTGTTGATGAAGGAAAATCTATTGATTGGATGTTGTCAACAGGTGCAAAAGTTCAGAATTTATTAACGAAAGGTTCCTTAAATCACCTCACTCATCAATTAAAAAAAACACCTGAACAACATTTTTCTGACATTCAAAAAACCATTGAATTGGCTTCTAAAAATGACATCAAAACAAATGTTTATCTAGAAGATTGGTCAAATGGAATGCGAAATTCAAAAGAATATGTTTTTCAATATCTGAATTTTTTGGCAACACAACCTATTGAACGTATTTTATTGCCAGATACTTTAGGGATTTTAACTCCTTCAGAAACCTATCAGTTTATCAAAGAAGTTCGAGAAAAGTTTCCTACAATTCACTTAGATTTTCATGGTCATAATGATTACGATTTAGGAGTTGCCAATGTAATGGAAGCTGTAAAAGCAGGAGTAAATGGATTGCATTTAACGGTAAATGGGATGGGAGAACGTGCAGGAAATGCACCCATTGCAAGTACAATTGCAGTAATTAATGACTTTTTAAAAGGTGTAAAAATTACTGTAAAAGAAAATGCACTTCACAAAGTAAGCAAGCTTGTTGAAAATTTTTCAGGATTTAGAATTCCTGTAAACAAACCAATTGTTGGTGCAAATGTTTTTACACAAACAGCAGGAATTCATGCAGATGGAGATAATAAAAACAATCTGTATTTCAATGATTTGATGCCAGAACGTTTTGGAAGAAAGCGAAAATATGCACTAGGAAAGACTTCTGGAAAAGCCAATATTCAAAAAAATTTACAAGATTTAGGAATCAGCTTAAACAACGAAGAACTAAAAAAAGTTACCCAAAGAATTATAGAATTGGGTGATAAAAAAGAAGTTGTTTCTCAAGAAGATTTGCCATATATCATTTCTGATGTTTTGGACAGTGATGCTATTGAAAGAAAAGTTAGTGTTGAAAATTATGTGTTAGGACATGCAAAAGGATTAAAACCTTCTACAACTTTACTACTAAAAGTAGAAGGTGTTTTATATGAAGCGCATGCACAAGGTGACGGACAATTTGATGCTTTTATGAATGCGTTAAAAAAATTATACAAAACACATAGTAAAAAATCACTTCCAAATTTGATTGATTATGCCGTTAGAATTCCACCAGGAAGTAATTCTGATGCATTGTGTGAAACCATCATCACTTGGAAAAGTGAAACTAAAGAATTTATTACTAGAGGTTTAGATTCAGATCAAACTGTTTCTGCAATCAAAGCCACTGAAAAAATGTTGAATATTATATAG
- the leuD gene encoding 3-isopropylmalate dehydratase small subunit, which translates to MAYDKFVTLKSTAYPLPIENVDTDQIIPARFLKATEREGFGDNLFRDWRYNADGTPKSDFPLNKEIYSGSKILVGGRNFGSGSSREHAAWAVYDFGLRCVISSAFADIFKNNCLNIGVLPVQVSAAFADTLFDAIFADPKTEILVDLPSQTVTLLSTGASEKFEINSYKKENMLNGFDDIDYLKNIENEITTFAQTRPF; encoded by the coding sequence ATGGCTTACGATAAATTTGTAACATTAAAAAGCACAGCATATCCATTACCAATTGAAAACGTTGATACAGATCAAATTATACCAGCGCGTTTTTTAAAAGCAACCGAGAGAGAAGGTTTTGGAGATAATCTTTTTAGAGATTGGCGTTACAATGCTGATGGAACTCCAAAATCTGATTTCCCATTGAATAAAGAAATCTACTCAGGAAGTAAAATTTTGGTAGGAGGTAGAAATTTTGGTTCAGGTTCTTCAAGAGAACATGCAGCTTGGGCTGTGTATGATTTTGGATTACGTTGTGTAATTTCATCCGCTTTTGCAGATATTTTTAAAAATAATTGTTTAAACATTGGCGTTTTACCAGTGCAAGTTTCTGCAGCTTTTGCAGATACATTATTTGATGCCATTTTTGCAGATCCAAAAACAGAAATTTTAGTGGATTTACCTTCACAAACAGTAACACTTTTGTCAACAGGAGCATCAGAAAAATTTGAAATCAATTCTTACAAAAAAGAAAATATGTTGAATGGTTTTGATGATATTGATTACCTAAAAAATATCGAAAACGAAATTACAACTTTCGCACAAACAAGACCTTTTTAA
- a CDS encoding peptidylprolyl isomerase: protein MNLFYRTLLLIILAFSIQCNSKTSEKEEKTIKPNKNLVEKKIEKKVEIDEDSLNNKNTEIFLEAYGKENLETKVIIKTRFGDIKLRLFEDVPIHRANFIFLTKMGYFNSTVIYRVAKNFVIQGGNSDNLLTRKQRSKYGNYLLKSEFRKNRTHKYGALAAAREWEDNPKKLSSPFEFYIVQKKSGAHHLDGEHTVFGEVISGFETMEKISNVKVGSDEWPIEEIKLTIEILD from the coding sequence GTGAATTTATTCTACAGAACTCTCTTATTAATTATCCTTGCTTTTTCAATTCAATGCAATTCAAAAACTTCTGAAAAAGAAGAGAAAACTATAAAACCAAACAAAAATTTAGTCGAAAAGAAGATTGAGAAAAAAGTTGAAATTGATGAAGACAGTTTGAATAATAAAAATACCGAAATCTTTTTAGAAGCTTATGGTAAAGAAAATCTAGAAACAAAAGTCATCATCAAAACAAGATTTGGAGATATTAAATTGCGCCTTTTTGAGGATGTGCCAATTCACAGAGCAAATTTTATTTTCTTAACAAAAATGGGCTATTTCAACTCTACTGTTATTTATAGAGTAGCCAAAAATTTCGTGATTCAAGGAGGAAATTCTGATAATTTATTGACGAGAAAACAACGAAGTAAATACGGTAACTATTTGCTAAAATCTGAATTTAGAAAAAACCGGACTCACAAATATGGAGCACTTGCTGCTGCAAGAGAATGGGAAGACAACCCAAAAAAACTTTCCAGTCCTTTTGAATTTTATATCGTCCAAAAAAAATCAGGAGCTCATCATTTGGATGGAGAACATACCGTTTTTGGAGAAGTAATTTCTGGATTTGAAACAATGGAAAAAATATCCAATGTAAAAGTAGGCTCAGACGAGTGGCCTATTGAAGAGATTAAATTAACGATTGAAATTTTAGATTGA
- a CDS encoding peptidylprolyl isomerase: MNNGIYAKFTTEKGEILVRLEHEKTPGTVGNFVALAEGNLENSSKPQGTPYYNGLKFHRVIADFMIQGGCPLGTGTGNPGYKFDDEFHPELKHNAPGKLAMANSGPATNGSQFYITHVPTPWLDGKHTVFGSVVEGQDVVDAVSQGDTMTVEILRVGPEAENFNAVEAFRNFEGLRAKREAEAKRKQKEILDTIAAGFNETQSGLRYQIIQKGNGKKAEKGSKVSVHYKGQLLDGTVFDSSYKRKEPIDFTLGIGQVISGWDEGIQLLKEGDKARLVIPSDLAYGERGAGGVIPPNATLIFDVELMKVK, from the coding sequence ATGAACAACGGAATTTACGCAAAATTCACCACCGAAAAAGGTGAAATTTTAGTACGATTAGAACACGAAAAAACACCAGGAACAGTAGGTAATTTTGTTGCTTTAGCTGAAGGAAATCTTGAAAACAGCTCCAAACCACAAGGTACTCCATACTATAACGGATTAAAATTTCACAGAGTTATTGCTGATTTTATGATTCAAGGTGGATGTCCCTTAGGAACAGGAACTGGAAATCCTGGATATAAATTTGACGATGAATTTCATCCAGAATTAAAACACAATGCTCCAGGAAAATTAGCGATGGCTAATTCAGGTCCTGCAACAAACGGAAGTCAATTTTATATCACACACGTTCCTACTCCTTGGTTAGATGGAAAACATACCGTTTTTGGTTCAGTAGTTGAAGGGCAAGATGTGGTTGATGCTGTTTCGCAAGGTGATACCATGACTGTCGAAATTTTAAGGGTTGGGCCTGAAGCAGAGAACTTCAATGCAGTTGAAGCTTTTAGAAATTTTGAAGGGTTAAGAGCAAAACGCGAAGCTGAAGCTAAAAGAAAACAAAAAGAAATTTTAGATACAATTGCTGCTGGGTTTAATGAAACACAAAGTGGTTTACGTTATCAAATTATTCAAAAAGGTAATGGAAAAAAAGCTGAAAAAGGTTCAAAAGTTTCAGTTCACTACAAAGGTCAATTATTAGATGGAACCGTTTTTGATTCGTCTTATAAACGAAAAGAACCCATTGATTTTACTCTTGGAATCGGTCAAGTAATTTCTGGATGGGATGAAGGAATTCAACTTTTAAAAGAAGGTGATAAAGCAAGATTAGTTATTCCGTCTGATTTAGCCTACGGAGAACGTGGTGCAGGTGGTGTAATTCCACCAAATGCAACTTTAATTTTTGATGTTGAATTGATGAAAGTTAAATAA
- the idi gene encoding isopentenyl-diphosphate Delta-isomerase, translated as MEELVILVDENDNQIGLMPKMEAHEKALLHRAFSVFVFNKNGDLMIQQRAATKYHSPLLWTNTCCSHQRAGESNIEAGKRRLFEEMGFSTDLQEIFSFIYKAPFDNGLTEHELDYVLVGSFDGEPNINKEEVESYKWMPLEDVKTDIENNPQIYTAWFQIIFNKSYEKLANAKSNRS; from the coding sequence ATGGAAGAATTGGTAATTTTAGTCGACGAAAATGACAATCAGATTGGGTTGATGCCTAAAATGGAAGCACATGAAAAAGCATTACTTCATAGAGCTTTTTCTGTTTTTGTCTTCAATAAAAATGGCGATTTGATGATTCAACAAAGAGCTGCTACTAAATATCATTCACCTCTTTTATGGACAAATACTTGTTGTTCGCATCAAAGAGCAGGTGAGAGCAATATTGAAGCAGGAAAAAGAAGATTGTTTGAAGAAATGGGTTTTTCAACTGATTTACAAGAGATTTTTTCTTTTATTTACAAAGCTCCTTTTGACAACGGACTTACTGAACACGAATTGGATTACGTTTTAGTTGGAAGTTTTGATGGTGAACCAAACATCAATAAAGAGGAAGTTGAAAGTTATAAATGGATGCCTTTAGAAGATGTGAAAACAGACATTGAAAACAATCCACAAATTTATACTGCTTGGTTTCAAATTATTTTTAATAAATCTTACGAAAAATTAGCTAATGCCAAAAGTAACCGTTCATAG